In a single window of the Streptomyces sp. NBC_01471 genome:
- a CDS encoding IS5 family transposase (programmed frameshift), which yields MVGIVERLVPDELWGLFQRVVPEAPSRPQGGGRRRHGDREVLAAIVFVATSGCAWQQLPSASFGPSGATAHRRFSEWSKARVWAKLHRLVLDELGARGELDWSRCAIDSVNMRALKKGDLAGPNPVDRGKYGSKIHLITERPGLPISVGISGANLHDSQALIPLVKGIPPIRSRCGRRRRKPGKLHADKGYDYAHLRRWLRERGITHRIARKGVESSQRLGRHRWTVERTMSWLAGCRRLHRRYERKADHFLAFTSIACTLICYRILTK from the exons ATGGTGGGGATCGTTGAGCGGCTGGTGCCGGACGAGTTGTGGGGGTTGTTCCAGCGGGTGGTGCCGGAGGCGCCGTCGCGGCCGCAGGGCGGTGGTCGGCGTCGGCACGGCGACCGGGAAGTGCTGGCCGCGATCGTCTTCGTGGCCACGTCGGGTTGTGCCTGGCAGCAGTTGCCTTCGGCGTCGTTCGGCCCGTCCGGAGCGACTGCCCACCGGCGGTTCTCGGAGTGGTCGAAGGCCAGGGTGTGGGCCAAGCTCCACCGCCTGGTCCTCGACGAACTCGGTGCGCGCGGCGAGTTGGACTGGTCGCGTTGCGCGATCGACTCGGTGAACATGAGGGCCCTGAAAA AGGGGGATCTGGCGGGTCCGAATCCTGTCGACCGGGGCAAGTACGGCTCGAAGATCCACCTGATCACGGAACGGCCGGGTCTGCCCATATCCGTCGGCATTTCCGGAGCCAACCTGCACGACAGCCAGGCCCTGATCCCACTCGTGAAGGGCATCCCGCCGATCCGCTCGCGCTGCGGCCGGCGACGGCGTAAGCCCGGCAAACTTCACGCCGACAAGGGCTACGACTACGCCCACCTGCGGCGATGGTTACGCGAGCGCGGCATCACCCACCGCATCGCCCGCAAGGGAGTCGAGTCCTCGCAACGGCTGGGCCGCCACCGCTGGACCGTGGAACGCACCATGTCCTGGCTCGCCGGATGCCGCCGCCTCCACCGCCGCTACGAACGCAAGGCCGACCACTTCCTCGCCTTCACCAGCATCGCCTGCACCCTCATCTGCTACCGCATACTCACCAAATGA
- a CDS encoding DNRLRE domain-containing protein, with product MKNTLRASGIAMLTAGAVLLATPNVAVAAGQPAADDSASARAGEALSSLAESVEALQAHPISEAESVEAAMTSAKVQDRQVEVLQMRTETDTVYANPDGTLTRQTAAGPVRMIQDGRWVDVDVDLRRESDGDVVAKAHPEGLRLAGKGGSLSRSLKAAAAAPQDSARDLVSLGSGASRIAVQWKGELPTPELSGNTATYANAVPGGDLIVEATRTGFEQYLKLRQAPRDGAPLSLPIVLPDGMNAIANAGGGIDFVGDSGEIIAVMPAPTMWDAQVDPRSGEHTNRRKVAMEVTQSGNVAQLTLRPDTQWLTDTATQYPVTIDPATDALDVLFDTFVQGGDTTDQSANTDLKVGWPGDYEGSTKRVARSFLTFRTENFSDALVSKASLKLWNYHSWSCEKRGWEVWASGAADKNTRWTKQPQLLEKTATSTDTKSATCNNAGWATADITRLAQTWASAKAETGSVALKAADESDTYAWKRFYSANATNQDQIPTLEVTYNYRPLNGANLQAGAPFISSGGIFKVNTTTPVLRYSTVDPNGEDEITGTYEITDTATGKVVVMFNAAPAPANSTSQVTVPAGKLTTGKTYSFRTTSYDGTHYANGWSDPVRFTVDTSWKPTAAENALGLANTHSDAADITAATSSDSTYASIAVTEENVVSVPWDGQNNAINVQNELMPNKLTIPVASTKGTQVGGNVVYTSSGPVDTVVQPTADGASRTLDILKNSSAPHDYETDFTIPSGMSAVTHDDGSVSLYALGDQDAEKAPTTDAAGFFDAPWAKDAKGNDIPTSYKVVGNKLVQHVEFDAKSAFPIVIDPSWWSTTKKIIKCSAAVAGFIFTFTPAGSSKRVITAVKLIKKIGVKKAAKLIQTYAKRRKLTSAHRKAVAALLGIPAVKKACKF from the coding sequence ATGAAGAACACATTGCGTGCCAGCGGCATCGCGATGCTGACCGCCGGAGCGGTCTTGCTGGCCACGCCGAACGTCGCCGTAGCGGCGGGGCAACCTGCGGCGGACGACTCGGCCAGCGCGAGAGCCGGGGAAGCTCTCTCCTCTCTCGCGGAGTCAGTGGAGGCGCTGCAGGCCCATCCGATTTCGGAGGCGGAGAGCGTCGAAGCGGCGATGACGTCCGCGAAGGTGCAGGACCGGCAAGTAGAGGTCCTGCAGATGCGGACGGAGACCGACACCGTCTACGCCAATCCGGATGGGACCCTGACGCGTCAGACCGCTGCGGGGCCCGTCCGGATGATCCAGGACGGTCGCTGGGTGGACGTGGATGTCGACCTGCGGCGGGAGTCCGATGGCGATGTGGTCGCCAAGGCACACCCGGAAGGTCTCAGGCTCGCGGGCAAGGGGGGTTCCCTGTCGCGCTCGCTGAAGGCCGCGGCGGCGGCCCCGCAGGATTCGGCAAGGGATTTGGTCTCGTTGGGCAGTGGCGCATCGCGTATCGCGGTGCAGTGGAAGGGCGAGCTGCCCACTCCCGAGCTGTCGGGAAACACCGCGACCTATGCGAACGCCGTTCCCGGCGGTGACCTGATCGTCGAAGCGACCCGCACCGGCTTCGAGCAGTACCTGAAACTGCGCCAGGCGCCGCGGGACGGCGCCCCCCTCTCGCTTCCGATCGTTCTGCCCGACGGCATGAATGCGATAGCCAACGCCGGCGGCGGCATCGACTTCGTGGGCGATTCAGGGGAGATCATTGCCGTCATGCCTGCCCCGACCATGTGGGACGCGCAGGTCGATCCTCGCTCCGGTGAACACACCAACCGGCGCAAGGTGGCCATGGAGGTCACCCAGTCCGGGAACGTCGCACAGCTCACGCTGCGACCCGACACGCAGTGGCTGACCGACACGGCAACCCAGTACCCCGTCACCATCGATCCCGCGACGGACGCACTCGATGTCCTCTTCGACACGTTCGTGCAGGGCGGTGACACAACGGACCAGTCCGCGAACACCGATCTGAAGGTCGGCTGGCCAGGTGACTACGAGGGCAGCACCAAGCGCGTCGCCCGGTCGTTCCTCACCTTCCGCACGGAGAACTTCTCCGATGCCCTGGTCTCCAAGGCGTCCCTGAAGCTGTGGAACTACCACTCCTGGTCGTGCGAGAAGCGCGGCTGGGAAGTGTGGGCCTCTGGAGCAGCGGACAAGAACACTCGCTGGACCAAGCAGCCGCAGCTCCTGGAGAAGACCGCCACCTCCACGGATACCAAGTCAGCAACCTGCAACAACGCCGGATGGGCCACCGCCGACATCACCAGGCTGGCTCAGACGTGGGCCTCGGCCAAAGCCGAGACCGGTTCCGTCGCGCTCAAGGCCGCTGATGAGTCCGACACGTACGCCTGGAAGCGGTTCTACTCGGCCAACGCCACCAACCAGGACCAGATCCCGACGCTGGAGGTGACATACAACTACCGTCCCCTCAACGGCGCCAACCTGCAGGCAGGTGCCCCGTTCATCTCCAGCGGCGGCATCTTCAAGGTGAACACCACCACGCCGGTCCTTCGATACTCGACCGTCGACCCCAACGGCGAGGACGAGATCACCGGCACCTACGAGATCACGGACACGGCCACGGGCAAGGTCGTGGTGATGTTCAACGCCGCTCCTGCTCCCGCCAACAGCACCTCGCAGGTGACAGTCCCCGCCGGCAAGCTGACCACGGGCAAGACCTACAGCTTCCGCACCACCAGCTACGACGGCACCCACTACGCCAACGGCTGGTCGGACCCGGTGCGCTTCACCGTGGACACTTCGTGGAAGCCTACGGCCGCCGAGAACGCGCTGGGGCTTGCGAACACCCATTCCGACGCCGCCGACATCACCGCGGCAACGTCCTCGGACTCCACCTACGCCTCCATCGCGGTGACCGAGGAGAACGTCGTCTCCGTTCCCTGGGACGGCCAGAACAACGCCATCAACGTCCAGAACGAACTGATGCCTAACAAGCTGACCATCCCCGTGGCCAGCACCAAGGGCACCCAGGTCGGCGGAAATGTCGTCTACACCTCTTCCGGCCCCGTGGACACCGTGGTCCAGCCCACCGCCGACGGTGCCTCCCGCACCCTGGACATCCTCAAGAACAGCAGCGCCCCACACGACTACGAAACCGACTTCACCATCCCTTCCGGGATGTCCGCCGTCACCCACGACGACGGATCCGTCTCGCTCTACGCCCTGGGCGACCAGGACGCCGAGAAGGCTCCCACCACGGACGCCGCTGGGTTCTTCGACGCCCCCTGGGCCAAGGACGCCAAGGGCAACGACATCCCCACCAGCTACAAGGTTGTCGGCAACAAGCTGGTGCAGCACGTTGAATTCGACGCCAAGAGCGCCTTCCCCATCGTGATCGACCCCTCGTGGTGGTCGACAACCAAGAAGATCATCAAGTGCTCCGCGGCTGTTGCCGGGTTCATCTTCACTTTCACGCCGGCCGGAAGCTCCAAGCGCGTCATCACAGCCGTCAAGCTGATCAAGAAGATCGGTGTCAAGAAGGCCGCAAAGCTCATCCAGACCTACGCCAAGCGACGCAAACTGACCTCCGCCCACCGCAAGGCAGTGGCCGCCCTGCTCGGAATCCCCGCCGTCAAAAAGGCCTGCAAGTTCTGA